The stretch of DNA CTGCCTGAGCTTCCGGCGGGAGAAGTACATCCCGATGGGGGGACCCGACGGCGGCAACGGCGGCAAGGGCGCGGACGTCGTCGTCGAGGCCAACCCGCACATCAAGACGCTCGTCGACTTCCGTTTCCGCCCGATCCACCGCGCCCGCCACGGCGAGCACGGCCGCGGCAAGAACCAGTCCGGCGCCGCGGAGAAGGACATCGTGCTCCCGGTGCCGCAGGGCACGCTGGTGCGCAACAAGGCCACCGGCGAGATCGTCGCC from bacterium encodes:
- the obgE gene encoding GTPase ObgE (ObgE; essential GTPase; exhibits high exchange rate for GTP/GDP; associates with 50S ribosomal subunit; involved in regulation of chromosomal replication); translated protein: MFVDEVAITVQGGHGGRGCLSFRREKYIPMGGPDGGNGGKGADVVVEANPHIKTLVDFRFRPIHRARHGEHGRGKNQSGAAEKDIVLPVPQGTLVRNKATGEIVA